The genomic stretch TGCGGCATAGGTTGTGCAAAGAGCCCTTTTCAAGGAGGTGCGACCATTGGCCGGGCGTGGCAGTTTTAACTGGTTTGACAAACTGGAACGATGGAAGGACGTCTTAGAGGATGACAAGGGACAGATCATCCTCCTCGTCGGGCTCGTCATCCTGTCTGCCCTTTTCAGTTCCATCTTCAAGGACGACTGAGGCCCTTTGCAAGCAACCGTGATTTATTTAAAATAATTTCACGAGATTTTAGGCTTCTCGTTCCGAGGGTTATAGTAAAATAAAAATAACCCCAACTGCTACTCAACAAGGGAGTTGTAACCATGGCTGATGAAGAGATCTCTCCCTTTGACGAAGCTGTGAATATCGACAGCCTTTCTCTTGCGGATCTGGAAGCCGACCTGCTGCGCCTCCAAGCGCAACCGACTGAGGCGGAAGGGCCCGCCGAGGTTGCTCTCGACGGCGCCGCCTTGAGCGAAGGGGGCGCTATTTCCGCCCTTCCGGGCGGCGACGTCGGCAGTTCTCCTGAAGCCGTTGCCGCCAACGCAAAGGCTGCCACGAAAGGCGTCAGCCCCTTTGCAGGTCTCGCCGCCACGATGGGTCAAGCGACGGCGAACCGCTGGGTCGTCTACGGTCTCGCCTTTTTGCTTCTGCTCCCCCTCTCGGTCGGCCTTATCTGGGGGCTCAACCGCGCCTGGGACCGGTACATGACGCCGCCAGAAACCTACCCGCCAAAACGGCTGGTTGATTACGCCCAAGCCGCCAAGGTGGTGCGCCTGCATATGCAGGGCGGCTTTGCGCGGCTGGGACAAGCCATCACACTGAACGACGAGCACCTCGTCGAAGAAGCCCTGACTGATTCATCGCCCCGCCGCCATGACGTAGAACAGGCGATCCGCAAATGGCAGGGTTTCTTTTCCCAATACCGCCAGTTTGAAAAACCGACCTTCGACATCCGCGTCTTTCTCGTGCGCGATGTAAAAATCGAGCCTGCCCAGGACATCGTCGAGGCTGTCGCCGACGTGAGCACCTTCAGTTCTTACGAGGTCAACAACCGGCGCCTGGAGCGGAGCGTCGATTACGAGTTATGGGTGCGCCTGGTCTACCGGGACGGTCACTGGCGTCTCGATGACTACCGGAACGTCGGGGAAGGGACGGCGGGACATGCCGGGGCCCGACAATCCGCCGGCAACCATGCTGCCGCCGCCACCCTCCCGATCGGGGGTCCTTCGCTTTCGAACACCCCCATGGCCGGTTTCAAGGTCGGCAGCGACATGGACCGTTTCGCTCAGACCCTCTTCCCAGGCGCTTCCCGCAGCGACACCGTCAACGGCGTCGCCGTAGCGCCGACGCGACCGGCGAGCCGCCTCCTCGGCCTGCTCCCAGCGGATCTCAGCGGCAGTCTCTAGGAACAACAAAGCCAGATCCCTCCGTTCAATCCCCATGGATGGAACACCTCCACCCTGTAGTATTGCCTCGATAATGGAAAAAAGCGCATCCCGCGCCCAGCCGGGCGAGGATCGCGCTTTTTTTGGTTTCGACCTATTTTGGGGGCGGCTCCGGTTCACCGACGCGGGCGATGACCGCCTTGACCGCCTTTTCAAACTTCACCCGCGGGATCAGCACCTGATGGCCGCATCCGAGGCAGCGGATGCGAAAGTCCATGCCTGTCCGTGTGATCTCCCAGTCCGTCGACCCGCAGGGGTGGGTCTTGCGCAGGCGAACCTTGTCGCCGATGGAATAGTGGGCCATGCCGCTCACCTCATTTGCAAGGGACCGTCGTCGGTCGTCGCCGTCTCCACTTTGGCGCCCCGCCCATAAGGGACCAGCACCTGCCGCGGGTAGGGGATCTCGATGCCGGCGCGGTCCAAGGCGGCTTTGAAGCGCCGGCGCATCTCTCGTTCGACCCGCCATTGCTCCATTGGAACCGTCTTGGCGATAACCCGGATCACCACCTCGGAGGGCCCAAGGTGGGTGACGCCGAGCACGGTCGGACCTTCTTGGATCTGGTCCGCCCATTCCACAGCCAGTTCCTTCGCCGCTGCCTCCAACACCACCAAGGCCCGGTCGATGTCCTCCTCATAGGCGACACCGATATCGACGAGCGCCTGGATGGGACCGCGGCTCCGGTTGCTCACCTCTTTGACCTGGCCGTTGGGGATGATGTGCAGTTCCCCCGTCAGATCGCGGAGCTTGGTCACCCGCAGGCCGATCTCCTCGACGATGCCCGAGTATTTGCCGATGGTGACGAACTCGCCGACGGCGTACTGATTCTCAAAGATGATAAAAAAACCGGTGAACACATCCCGCACCAAGCTCTGGGCACCAAAACCGACAGCCAGGCCGACGACACCGGCCCCGGCCAGCAGCGCCTGGGTCTGTACGCCGAAGACGGTGTTCAGGATCTCGATGGCCACGATAAAGAAGACGCTGTAAAAGAGCAGGCTCTTCAACAAGGTCGCCAAGGTGGCGCCCCGTTTTTCGTCGATGATGCTGACACCGAGGCGCCGGCGAAAGAGCTGATCGATCGCCTTATTCCCAAAGCGGAAGGCCAGCCACGCCAAGGACACTGCCAAGAGGAGATGGGTCGACCCGACCACAAAAGCGGCGATCGGCTGCGCCCATTCCCCCAATCCCATCGCGATGGCTCGTTCCCGGACAAACTCCGACAGCCAAGTCAGCATATCCCACCTCACGCCTCTGCTATGTAATGGAGCGCTTGGCGCGCGCAGCCGCTGACCCGGTAGTCCTCGTCGGCCAGGCAGTCGGTGAGCGCCTGCCGGACTGCCTCACAGAGCGCCGCCGAGGTTTTCCTTTGCTCCAGATTGTGACCTCGGTCGAGCAGGTTGAGGGCCGCCAGGCGCCCCAAGGCGCGGGCTGCTTCGGCGCGCACCCGGGCATCGGCGTCACGAACTGCTTCCACCAGTTCGGGCGCCAGTTCCCCCCGGGCCAGCAGTCCCGCTGTCTCGGCGGCCCGGGCCCGCACCGCCGCCTCGGGATCACCCAATCCCGCGCGCAGACAGGCTTCCAGGTTGTCCACCGCCTCCCCGTCGGCCGGCGGACCGAAGGAGGCCAAAACCTCCCAGGCACGTATGCGCAACAGTTCCTGTGCATCGCCGGTCATCGCCAGGAGGCGGCGCCAGATGACCGGACCGTCGACGGAACGGCGCGCCGCCAGTCCCCGCGCGGCCCGGTCGATCCAGGGGCCGCCGTCGGGACGGGCGAGCAGGCCGAGAAAAAAATCGGTCACTTGGCTATCTGCCACCTGGGCCAGGTAAGTCGTCGCCGCCAGACCGACCGCAGGCGACCGGTCGAGGACAGCCGCCTGCAAGAGCGGTATCGCCTCCGGCAGCAAGAGCGGTCCCACGGCCTCGATCACCTGCTCCTTCGGTCCTGACTGGGGCGCCGCCATGACCGCCCACCAGTGCTCCTCCAACCGAAGGATGCGGGCCAACCGCCAGACAGGACTGGAAGGCGCCGCCCGGGCCGCTTCCGCCTGCACCACTTCCTGCCACCAGCGGCTGCGCTCCTCCGGCGGCGCCGCCAGCAAGCGGGTAAGCCGTCCCTGTTGGGGGACGATGCCTTCCCGGAGTTGGTATAGCATGTGGCGCACCTGTTCCGACGGTTCGTCAGCCTGGCTCTTCCCGGAAAGCCAGGTTAGCCAGCGCCGCCAAAAAGGTTCCTTGTCCTTGCCCATCACCGTTTACAAAGTGACCACATGGCTCGACCGGTTCAACATGTCCACAATGGCGTACATATTGCTCACCTTGCCGGCCACGAGCTTGTCTTTCAATCTGAAAAAGTCCAGGCAGGTGCCGCAACTGAGGATCTCGGCGCCCCGCTCCTGCAGCGCCAACAGGCTCTGTAACGTTTCCGAGCCCTCACAGGCCAGTTTGACGCCGCTGTTAAGGAAGATCACTGTCTTCGGTATCATGTCAGCCTGGGATAAGGTGTACAGGAATGACTTGACGAGCACCCTTCCCAGATCGTCATCGCCCCGGCCCAGGCGATCGGCCGTCATCAACAAAAGGGCATTCTCCTGCACCGCGAAGGTGGTCGACAGACCGACCAAGCCTTCTTCCATGACTGGCGACTCCGTCCCGGCCGCCGCGCCTGTTTCTTTGCTCATCACGATTCCCCCCCCGGAACAATTTCTGGTCAGCCGTCCCCCTCCAAAAAGGCCTTGTAGGCCCGGTACGCCATATAGATATCCGCCTTGTGGGCGACTTCAAAAGGCGCATGCATGCTCAGCAGAGGAACGCCGCAATCGAGGACATCCATCCCGTATACAGCAAGAAACTGGGCGATCGTACCGCCACCGCCCTGATCCACCTTGCCCAATTCGCCACTCTGCCACAGGATCCCTGCCTTCTGGAAAATCCGGCGCACCTCCGCCATAAATTCAGCGTTCGCCTCCGACGTGCCATACTTGCCCTTGGTGCCCGTATACCTGGCCACGGCGACGCCGAAACCCATCCGCACGGCGTTGCGCTCGTCAAGGACGCCGCCGTAGTTGGGATCCACCGCCGCCAGCACATCAGCCGAGAGCGCCTGCGTGTTGAAGAGGCATCGCCGCACGATCAACTCCGGCGGTGTCCGATCGCCTCCCGGCAGGGAAGCGTAGATCAACTCAGACAAGGCGTTTTCAAAAAAGCGCGACCGCATCCCCGTGTTGCTGTCCGAACCGGTCTCCTCTTTATCCACCAAGAGGACCGCCGCTGTGCGATCGCCGCCGGCCCGGTCGAAGAGTGCCTCCGCCGCCGTGTAGCAGCAGACGCGATCATCCTGGCCGTAGCCGCCGATAAAGGCGCGGTCAAAACCGATGTCTCGGGCGGCGCCGGCCGGCACGGCCTGCCATTCTGAAGAGAGGAAGTCCTCCTCCGTCATCGCCATGTGCTGGTGCAGGATCTCCAGCACCGCCTGCTTGTAACGGTTGGCGTCCTTTTCCGCCGCCCCATCCCCACCGCCGGCAGGCAAGCCGCCGACGAGGAGGTTCAAACCCTCGCCTTCGATGGCCTCAGAGAGCTTTTTCTCCATCTGATCCTTGGCCAGGTGAGGCAACAGATCGGTGATGGTGAAGACCGGGTCCTCAGGCGCCTCACCCAGGCTGATCCGGCGGACGCTGCCATCAGGAAAGACGGTGACGCCGTGCAGCGCCAGAGGGATAGCCAGCCATTGGTACTTCTTGATCCCCCCGTAGTAGTGGGTCTTAAAGAGGGCCATCTTCTCATCCTGATAGAGCGGGTTCGGCTTCAGGTCGATGCGCGGCGCGTCCAGGTGGGCGCCCACCAGCGACAAGCCCTCTGCCAGAGGGCGAGAACCGACGTGAACGAGCAGGATAGCCTTGTTGCGGTTGAGAAAGTAGACCTTGTCACCGACCTGGAGCCCTTGGGCCGCTTTTTCCGCAAAAGACACATAGCCTTTCGCGCGGGCTCGCTGCACCACAAATTCGACAGACTCGCGCTCCGTCTTGGCCGTCGACAGGTAACGCCGGTAGCCCTCGGCGAAGGCCATCATGTTCCGGCGTTCATCGGGGCTCAGCCGGTCCCACACCGGCTCCGTCTGCCGCGTCAAGGGCCCCTTCCCCTTTTCACCTACAAAGTTATCCAAGTCAAAGCACTCCTCTCTTTTTCCGATGAGGCCGATAAAGAAGTGGTCATTCACCGGAAAGTGTAGCCGCTAAAGCGCTCGCCAATCCACCGATTCGAATCAAAGACATAAGGCATCAGCCGCGACGATTCCAACAACGGCTGTGTCTCCACCCGCAGGGGCGAAGCCCCGGTCAGGGGACCGCCAAAAAACCAGGACAGCACCACCGCCATCACCACCCAGGCGGCCAGAGAGACGAGCACAGCGCCGAGCAGCTTGTCGGCCCTGCCGATCCAGCCGTCGCCGCGCAGGCCGATCCAGCCGGCGGCGGCGACTTTAACGGTCAGGGCGAAGACGAGAATGAGGAGCAGGAAGACGAAGCTGTTCCAGACGGAGTGGGCCACATAATTGGCCACCAACTCGGCCAGGTTCCGCACCCCTTCGGGCACGACCATGTTCAGGTCGGACAGCCGGCGCGCCATCTCCTCCTTGTAAAAGTCGGGCAGCGGCAGGTCCTTGACGACCCGCTCCAGATTCAAACTCGGCGCCACGTCCGGCTTCACCTGGGCCGCCGGGATAGACTGGGTGAAGCGCTGCAGGAAAAACCGCTGCAAAGCCGCGACAACCCTGAACTGTTGGTCGAGGAGATCGGCGATGGGCTGAAAGAGGGACGATGCCAGCGGGAAGGCGAAAAAAAAGGCACCCACCCCCATGAGGGAGGCCAGTAAACCACGGCGCCACCCTCGGTAAAAGGTGAAGGCTATCAGACTCACGATGAGGATGTCGAGGGCGTTCAAGGCGGGGGTCCCCCTTTTTTTCGCCTTCTCAAAAAATCATATCCACAGTTTCGCTGCCAGAGAATCGCAAGGGCTAAAAACCGCCTGAAAGTCCGGTAGCCTTCATCAGCTGACGGACGCTTTTGCCCTCGAAGCGGATGCAGTAGGACTGCATGATCAGGCGGTCGGCGAGGCGGTGGTTGTAAAAATTCGCCATTTCTCCGAGTTCAATGTTCATGGAAATCACCATGGGTTTGCCCATGCGCTGCCGGTCATTGACCAGTTCGAACAACTCGGTGACGACAAAATCAGTCCGCTTCTCCGTGCCAAGGTCGTCGATGATGACCAAATCAGCCGAACGAAGCGCGGCAAGCACCTCCGGCTGCCTGCCGTTGTTTTGAAAATCGAATTTCGCTTCCATGATGCTGTTCATGATCTGGCTGATGGTCCGGTAGATCACCGTCTTCCCGGCCTCCAGCAGCCGGTTGGCGATGGCGCTCGACAGGTGGGTTTTTCCCGTCCCGACGGTGCCGTAGAAGAGCAGATTGCCCTTGCCATTGCCGGCGATAATCGCAGCAGTGAAGTCTCGGCAGCGTTCAAGGGCGGTCCGCATTCTGCCTGCCAGCCCCGGATGAAGGTGTTCCTGCTGCTCATACCAGGCCAAAGAGAAGGTTTCAAAGGTCTGGTTTTTCATATCCCCGGTAAGCCCTGATTGGGCAAACGCCTCATCGATCTCTTCCTGGATCAGGCAGGGACACTTGACGCCAAAATCGATCCAACCGCGATCCTCACAGCGGGGGCAATCCCACTGAACCTCAAAGAGACTCGGGTCGACAGGCAGCCTTTTCAACAAGTCCTTGCGGGCAGCCGTCAGCTCCTGCCGCTCACGGTTGAGGCTCTCCAATTCCTCCGCCGTCAGTCGGCCAATGGCCCCTTGGACGAGGCGGATGCCTGTCAACCGCAACCGTCGATCGATAGCGGCCAGTTCCGGGTGGGCCTGATGGATCTTTTCCACGCGCCGGTCACGTTCAGCCTGTTTTTGCAGCCTTTTGTTGTCGCGGTTGATCATCGACGCCCCTCCTAGAGATCGCGGAACTGTTCATAGGCCTTCGCTTCTTCCTCATTCTTCGGCAATACGTTAACGCCAGCCATGGGACTCCGATTGGAAGGCGTCTGCGGCACCGCCGGGCGGCCGCCAAAGCCGCGCGAACGCTGCTGCCGGAAGCGTTCGATCTCTCGATCGCCATCTTCTACCGTCCGCACACCGGCCTCACGCCAACGGGAGAGGACCTTGTCCACATAATTGATGCTGGGGTTGGCCGCCCCCTTATAGGCCTCCTGGCAGGCGCGCAGAATCACCTCATGGGAAAAACCCCAGTTTTGGGACCACTTCACATAGGTGTCCCGGAAGATATCGTTGATCTTGTTGGGGCTGCCCAGCGTCAGCCACACCTCGTAGACCTTTTCCTCGAGATAGGTCTTTTTCCCAAAAAATTCGGCCAACTGGTCCCGTCCCGAAATCCCCCAAGCGGCGACCATCTCCGCCTGCCGGCGGAACTCCTGGATGGCCCGGATGCCCCCCCGAGCCGCCGCTTGCAAGAAATCGAGCAAAAAGGGCTCAGACCAGCGGTGGCGCATCTGGATCTTGCGAAGGTCGCGCGCCTCTTCCGCATTCGCCGCCCCGCCCCGCAGTTGTTGCAAAAAATGGATGAGCGGTCCGTTGTCTTCCACAGCCGATGGGGGGAGCTGGCCGCCGGCAGCCGGCCCTGTGACCGATCCCGCAGCCGACGCCGAAATGCCGGTCAGCTGCCGCTCCGTGTAGAGCTTGATGGCATCGTCCAGTTCCCGGCGCAGACTGTCCAGATCGGACCGCTCCTGATCCAGGCGCCGCCTCTCCTCCTGGAGCCGCCGTTCCTCCTCGGCCAGCCGCATCTGCAACAGGTGAAGGGACTGGTCTTTTTCCATGAGTGACAACTGCATGCGGCGGAGATCGTCGTCACGGGAGGCCAGGCGTTCCTCCCGCTCGATGAGAACCTTGCGTTCCTCATCGAGCTGCCGCCGCTCCAGCACCTGGCGGTTGCGCAGTTCTTCGAGGCGGCGGATCTCCTCCTGAACCTCTTCCATGATCAACATATACTGTCGGCTGATTTCGGCGCCGCCCATCCGGCTCTTCAAGAGTTGATCAAAAAGGGGTTCAAAGGAAAGGAAGACCCGATCTTCCTTGCATTGAACCTCCAGCAGCCCCATCTTCTTCAGCCGGGCGATCGAGTCGGCCACATGGCGCGGCAGGCTGGACGGGAGTATCCCCTCTGCTCCGGCCGAAGCCGCCCGCTCCTCGATGACGAGCAGTTCCTGGACCAGGTCATTGCTCAGTTGCAGATCCTCACGGGAATAATAGATCAAGTTATGTAAATGCAGCGCATGGTTCTCCCAGAGCAATTGCATCCATCTGGCCAAGGTCACCGGCACATCCCTCCTTTGGCATCCGGCGATACCATTGTAAACCGCCTGCCTCCGGGTGGCAAAGAGTTTTCTCGTCCGGGCGGGATCTCCCTTTTCATTATTATCCAGCCCCGTCGCCTGCCTTTTTCTCACCGATGGCCCGTTTCGCTGTCACCAGATCGGCGATCGTCGTCTTCGCGAGGACATCCAGCATGGCGCTCTGGGCACGCGCCCAGACATGGTGCAGGGGACATCCCGCTTGGTTCGGACAGGAACCGCCCCCCACCAGGCAGCGGTTGATGGCGATCGGCCCTTCGATCACCTCGATGACGGCCTGCAAGGTGATCGTCTCGGCCTCGACGGCGAGGCGGACGCCGCCGCCGGCGCCGCGCGTCGAGTCGACCCAGCCGTGACGGCTGAGGGCGGCCATGATCTGCGGCAGGAAATTGGACGGGATCGCCTGCCGTTTGGCGATATCCTTCGACAGGGTGGACTCACCGGGCGGCAACAGAGCCAGGTCCAGCAAGGCGGCGATGGCGTATTCGGCTTTGCGCGTGATCTCCACGGGAGCCCCCCTTTTTTAATATTAGCAATTCGATATTGTTATGGTGCAACGCCCTTGTCAACTGCCGAGACCATCGCGCCGCTTGCATCGCCTGCCGTCACAACCCGGCGACGACCTCTGGACGGGCCACCAGATCCTGAGCCCGCCCCACTTTTTTGCGCAACGCCTCATCCTCCTCGACGGCGCGGGCCAACTGGCGCAGCACATCCATGGTGCGGCGGGCCAGGGCGATGGCGTCGCCTTCAGCCATGTTGACCAAGGTCAGGTACTCCGTCCAGTTGACAGTCTCGATGAGGGTTTTGATCAGGTAGCAGCCCTCGGAGCGGAAATGGGGCTGAGGCAAGCCGGCCGGCACGAGATCGCGGACGCGGAAAAAGGTGTCCCGCGCTTTTTCCAGCCAGCCGCCCATATTCCGGGAGGCGCCCGTCACATGAGGCTCAAAGCGGCTTTCCTCTTGGACGACGCCGCCGATCAGCGCCGCCAGCTGCGTCTCTGTGACGTCATGGAAAAGACCCTCAAAGAGCCACTCCGTCACCAGCAGTTCCTCCACATGGAGCTTGCCCAGCACAGCGCCGCGAGGCAGCAGCGTCCCCTCCTCGGTCAGGTACTGCTTATCCTTCAGGAAGCGGACCATGCGCTCATACTCGCGGCGGATCTTGTCGATCTGGTCTTGGGCGCGGGCCAACTGCGCCTCGGCGTTATCCCAGGACTGATAAAAGCCGGACGTTTCGGTGTTCCGCTTCCGGCAGTTCGCCTGATCCTGGCGGTGGCAGCGCATGTAAGGAAGCCCGGTGAGTCGCTCGCGGATCTCGGCCTGGCGCTGAATCGCCTGGTCCAGGCGCGCCTTCAGGCGGTCGCTTTTCACCTTCTGCTGCTTCCAGGTCTTTACCTTCCGGTCAAGCATGCGCATCTCCTTGTCCAAGGTGTACCGGACGGCCGGACAGGCATCCTTGCCGACGAGATAGCAGCGGGCCGATCCCGGGCTTGTCCGCAGCTGCTCCAGCCTTTTCTGGGCCTGGCGGATCTCAGCCGACTCCTGGTAGGCCTTGAAGTTGTTCGTCAGGATCTTGTCCACCTGTTCCTTCGAATGGTGAGCGGCCAGGTTGACGACAGAGTTAAAGGAGAGGGTAAAGCGCGAACGGATCGGTTCCGGCTGCCGATCCGGCCAGTGGGGAAACCGCTCCGGCGAGTAGTTGCTGTAGTCGACGCGGACGATGACGAGGCCCTGCTCATCCATGCCCCGGCGACCGGCCCGCCCGGCCATCTGGTGGTACTCAGTGCCCGTCATGACGCGAAAGCTCTTGCCGTCGAACTTGGTCGTCGAGTCGATGCAGACGGTCCGCACCGGGTAATTGATGCCGACGGCGAAGGTCTCCGTCGCGTAGAGCAATCGGATGTGACCGCGACCGAACATCTCCTCGACGGCCTGTTTCACCACCGGCGGCAACCCGGCATGGTGGAAGGCGATGCCGCGGCTGACCATGTCCCGCATGGCCGCCCAGATCGTTGTCGCCGTCAGCCCAGGCGATCGTTCCTCCACCTCGACCAGGGACGCCTCGGCGGCCGCCCGGCCGGCCTCATCGAGAAAGGTATGGCCCTGCCAGTCCCGGGCGGCCTGTTCACAGCCGTTGCGGCTGAACAGGAAATAGAGCGCCGGCAGCAGTTCCATTGACGTCAGGCAGCCTACGAGGCTGCGGTGACTCGTCGCCGGCAGGCCGCGATAAAAGTTTTTAAAAGGCGATCGCCGCTCCCGCGCCCTCTGTTCCGCCAAGTCGGCCGCCGGCTCGGAAAACTCCTCCCAAAGCCGGATCACATCGCTGGCCTCCAAAAGACCCCTGTCCCGCTGGTAATAATAGTGCGCCAGCGGCACATGGCGGTGCAGGTAGCGCACGATAGGGATCGACCGGTCGTGGACGTGGCTCAGCCAATCGGCGATCTCCTGGATGTTAGGCACCGTCGCCGACAGCCCCAGTAAGCGGACATGGGGCGGCAGCAGGATCAGGCACTCCTCCCAGACGGCCCCCCGCTCGGGATCGTTCAGGTAGTGGATCTCGTCAAAGACCACATGGGACAGTTCGCCGGGGATGTCCTTCTCGATGAGCATGTTGCGGAAGATCTCCGTCGTCATGACCATGATC from Heliomicrobium modesticaldum Ice1 encodes the following:
- a CDS encoding DUF951 domain-containing protein yields the protein MAHYSIGDKVRLRKTHPCGSTDWEITRTGMDFRIRCLGCGHQVLIPRVKFEKAVKAVIARVGEPEPPPK
- a CDS encoding mechanosensitive ion channel family protein, giving the protein MLTWLSEFVRERAIAMGLGEWAQPIAAFVVGSTHLLLAVSLAWLAFRFGNKAIDQLFRRRLGVSIIDEKRGATLATLLKSLLFYSVFFIVAIEILNTVFGVQTQALLAGAGVVGLAVGFGAQSLVRDVFTGFFIIFENQYAVGEFVTIGKYSGIVEEIGLRVTKLRDLTGELHIIPNGQVKEVSNRSRGPIQALVDIGVAYEEDIDRALVVLEAAAKELAVEWADQIQEGPTVLGVTHLGPSEVVIRVIAKTVPMEQWRVEREMRRRFKAALDRAGIEIPYPRQVLVPYGRGAKVETATTDDGPLQMR
- a CDS encoding HEAT repeat domain-containing protein, with the translated sequence MGKDKEPFWRRWLTWLSGKSQADEPSEQVRHMLYQLREGIVPQQGRLTRLLAAPPEERSRWWQEVVQAEAARAAPSSPVWRLARILRLEEHWWAVMAAPQSGPKEQVIEAVGPLLLPEAIPLLQAAVLDRSPAVGLAATTYLAQVADSQVTDFFLGLLARPDGGPWIDRAARGLAARRSVDGPVIWRRLLAMTGDAQELLRIRAWEVLASFGPPADGEAVDNLEACLRAGLGDPEAAVRARAAETAGLLARGELAPELVEAVRDADARVRAEAARALGRLAALNLLDRGHNLEQRKTSAALCEAVRQALTDCLADEDYRVSGCARQALHYIAEA
- the yedF gene encoding sulfurtransferase-like selenium metabolism protein YedF, whose protein sequence is MSKETGAAAGTESPVMEEGLVGLSTTFAVQENALLLMTADRLGRGDDDLGRVLVKSFLYTLSQADMIPKTVIFLNSGVKLACEGSETLQSLLALQERGAEILSCGTCLDFFRLKDKLVAGKVSNMYAIVDMLNRSSHVVTL
- a CDS encoding aminopeptidase, producing the protein MDNFVGEKGKGPLTRQTEPVWDRLSPDERRNMMAFAEGYRRYLSTAKTERESVEFVVQRARAKGYVSFAEKAAQGLQVGDKVYFLNRNKAILLVHVGSRPLAEGLSLVGAHLDAPRIDLKPNPLYQDEKMALFKTHYYGGIKKYQWLAIPLALHGVTVFPDGSVRRISLGEAPEDPVFTITDLLPHLAKDQMEKKLSEAIEGEGLNLLVGGLPAGGGDGAAEKDANRYKQAVLEILHQHMAMTEEDFLSSEWQAVPAGAARDIGFDRAFIGGYGQDDRVCCYTAAEALFDRAGGDRTAAVLLVDKEETGSDSNTGMRSRFFENALSELIYASLPGGDRTPPELIVRRCLFNTQALSADVLAAVDPNYGGVLDERNAVRMGFGVAVARYTGTKGKYGTSEANAEFMAEVRRIFQKAGILWQSGELGKVDQGGGGTIAQFLAVYGMDVLDCGVPLLSMHAPFEVAHKADIYMAYRAYKAFLEGDG
- a CDS encoding CvpA family protein, translating into MNALDILIVSLIAFTFYRGWRRGLLASLMGVGAFFFAFPLASSLFQPIADLLDQQFRVVAALQRFFLQRFTQSIPAAQVKPDVAPSLNLERVVKDLPLPDFYKEEMARRLSDLNMVVPEGVRNLAELVANYVAHSVWNSFVFLLLILVFALTVKVAAAGWIGLRGDGWIGRADKLLGAVLVSLAAWVVMAVVLSWFFGGPLTGASPLRVETQPLLESSRLMPYVFDSNRWIGERFSGYTFR
- a CDS encoding ATP-binding protein — encoded protein: MINRDNKRLQKQAERDRRVEKIHQAHPELAAIDRRLRLTGIRLVQGAIGRLTAEELESLNRERQELTAARKDLLKRLPVDPSLFEVQWDCPRCEDRGWIDFGVKCPCLIQEEIDEAFAQSGLTGDMKNQTFETFSLAWYEQQEHLHPGLAGRMRTALERCRDFTAAIIAGNGKGNLLFYGTVGTGKTHLSSAIANRLLEAGKTVIYRTISQIMNSIMEAKFDFQNNGRQPEVLAALRSADLVIIDDLGTEKRTDFVVTELFELVNDRQRMGKPMVISMNIELGEMANFYNHRLADRLIMQSYCIRFEGKSVRQLMKATGLSGGF
- a CDS encoding DnaD domain-containing protein; this encodes MTLARWMQLLWENHALHLHNLIYYSREDLQLSNDLVQELLVIEERAASAGAEGILPSSLPRHVADSIARLKKMGLLEVQCKEDRVFLSFEPLFDQLLKSRMGGAEISRQYMLIMEEVQEEIRRLEELRNRQVLERRQLDEERKVLIEREERLASRDDDLRRMQLSLMEKDQSLHLLQMRLAEEERRLQEERRRLDQERSDLDSLRRELDDAIKLYTERQLTGISASAAGSVTGPAAGGQLPPSAVEDNGPLIHFLQQLRGGAANAEEARDLRKIQMRHRWSEPFLLDFLQAAARGGIRAIQEFRRQAEMVAAWGISGRDQLAEFFGKKTYLEEKVYEVWLTLGSPNKINDIFRDTYVKWSQNWGFSHEVILRACQEAYKGAANPSINYVDKVLSRWREAGVRTVEDGDREIERFRQQRSRGFGGRPAVPQTPSNRSPMAGVNVLPKNEEEAKAYEQFRDL
- a CDS encoding RrF2 family transcriptional regulator, which codes for MEITRKAEYAIAALLDLALLPPGESTLSKDIAKRQAIPSNFLPQIMAALSRHGWVDSTRGAGGGVRLAVEAETITLQAVIEVIEGPIAINRCLVGGGSCPNQAGCPLHHVWARAQSAMLDVLAKTTIADLVTAKRAIGEKKAGDGAG
- a CDS encoding DEAD/DEAH box helicase is translated as MRRFHPSDRSQQRQRHSRPPVSTERVSERIDEAPGVKAHPGELLPVDALPVDLRVFQRTLRPKKRSRPPAAHRENPVWRGFKLDDFQVEAISALDDGFDCLVAAHTGNGKTLIADYLVDKAIREGRRVFYTAPIKALSNQKYRDYCRYYGEGNVGLLTGDHQINRYGPIMVMTTEIFRNMLIEKDIPGELSHVVFDEIHYLNDPERGAVWEECLILLPPHVRLLGLSATVPNIQEIADWLSHVHDRSIPIVRYLHRHVPLAHYYYQRDRGLLEASDVIRLWEEFSEPAADLAEQRARERRSPFKNFYRGLPATSHRSLVGCLTSMELLPALYFLFSRNGCEQAARDWQGHTFLDEAGRAAAEASLVEVEERSPGLTATTIWAAMRDMVSRGIAFHHAGLPPVVKQAVEEMFGRGHIRLLYATETFAVGINYPVRTVCIDSTTKFDGKSFRVMTGTEYHQMAGRAGRRGMDEQGLVIVRVDYSNYSPERFPHWPDRQPEPIRSRFTLSFNSVVNLAAHHSKEQVDKILTNNFKAYQESAEIRQAQKRLEQLRTSPGSARCYLVGKDACPAVRYTLDKEMRMLDRKVKTWKQQKVKSDRLKARLDQAIQRQAEIRERLTGLPYMRCHRQDQANCRKRNTETSGFYQSWDNAEAQLARAQDQIDKIRREYERMVRFLKDKQYLTEEGTLLPRGAVLGKLHVEELLVTEWLFEGLFHDVTETQLAALIGGVVQEESRFEPHVTGASRNMGGWLEKARDTFFRVRDLVPAGLPQPHFRSEGCYLIKTLIETVNWTEYLTLVNMAEGDAIALARRTMDVLRQLARAVEEDEALRKKVGRAQDLVARPEVVAGL